Genomic DNA from Eleutherodactylus coqui strain aEleCoq1 chromosome 8, aEleCoq1.hap1, whole genome shotgun sequence:
ACCTGCACGTCACGTGACAACCCGGGCCGCTTGCCTGACCATATGGCGCGTGCCGGGGAAAAGTTAGTGGGCGGGGCCTGATGAATGATCCTGCGCCTGCGCGGAGAGGAGGGGGGGTCCCTCTATAATAATCTATGTGAGCGCTGTCCCCTCACCTATCCGCCGCCGCCGCCTCTTTACCATCACTTGTCTCACAGCAGCGTCACTGGAGCCGCTATATAACCCGGAGAGTCTCATCACCAGGAGCAGAAGTAACGAAAATACCCCTCCAGCACCTACAAGTCTGCACTGTACCCGCCGGAGAGGTAATGAGACTGTTACTGCTCAGCAGACTCTGAAAGTAAAGgtaagctgctgcagaacatcttctATGCTCGGGAATTCTTTATTGactttatatataattatatttatttccttaattatatttttattttttcttctatttttgtaaTGGTTAAAACATGGAGATGTTCTGAGAAGGGCTCATATAATAAAATGGGAGATGTAATAATGTGATTATAATATGTATCAGTACTGATGACTTTTATGCACTTGGAGCTGTTTGCTAGGGGTTAAACAAGTACCAAgtgcaatatatatgtatatatatatatatatatatatatatatatatatataccactctCAAAAAGTATCAAgtgcatgttatatatatatatcacatgcaTTTGATACTTTTTGGTATTGAAAACAGTTAGTAAACTGCAAAAAAGCGCTGTAAACTATTCTATATAAtagcaaataaaaaaagttaaatttaagATAATTTAACTTTAAAACATTTACAGAAGTTCACAGGGGATTTAAACAGTTTACTTATCATTTATCACATTTTTTGCAAACCtccataaatatgtatatatataatatggatatATTTGAGCTGGTTATCTCGGCTCCAGCTCACACTGCTGTGCCATTCTCTGTATTACTCTGATATCTGCTACCTGTTACTTTGGGTTTCTTTCCGaattctggtttttttttatagaagtaTATTcacaaaggcttttttttttttgttcagtccTGAAAAATCAAACCGATTTTATTTTGTGCAGTTTTTACgtgatttttatacatttttacgaTTTTTCCGTACAGTTTTCATCCGTTTTTGCATCTGACTTCTACGCACGTAAAAGATAAAATCCATAGTGGGTTATATTCAATAAAAATGGATCACAATCACATCAAATGGGTGCAATCCGTTTTTCTTAATCGTACTCCTAgacttgaatgggcaattttcatccaaaattcgctacaaaataggacatgctgcattttttttggctgGAGCGTTCGTCCCTTTAAAACATTGCATGTGGGAATAAAAGCATTTAAAAGAATATGCTTTGCTCCTATAAATATATTCttattgttcttttttattttcttcctctTTGCCTATTTAATTCATCATTAATGTAGATTATTTCAAGTATTtacttttgtagcattttttttttgcaaaacacacACATTGAAACACTGTATTCATCCCTTGTAGTAAACTACAGATGGGAGATGTTGCTAATAAGGATCTGAGGTGCACCTGATCCCTCTACTCAAGGCGTCTGAGATCATTCTGCTTTCTTTGTGTTCTTGTTCACTGATCTGTTCATTAGAATTTATACTGATTTAACGAAAATGTTACAATTCTAGAGGGTAACTTCCTCCTCTTCCCTTATTTTGATCACTCTTGAGTTTTATTTTTAATCACCTTAGTCCTATTGCCCTGATCTACTTAAAGTCGGCATAATACCCAGCAAGTTACATAACAGTGCTTGGAGAGAAGGATCTTATTATAATGTTGAGTAGTTACTATATAATCTCCCATCAGACTTTATTACAAGTTGTCCCATCATTATTCCAATGTCTATTTCTCCTCCAGATTTAAAGATGACAAAGTCATATCGGGATAATGGGTTGATTATGACCGAGACCCAAGGCTCCAGAGGTTGGGTAGATGAATGTTTGAGTTCTCAAGATGAGCATGACctggagaagaaggaagaagacttAGAGGGGATGCTtaaagatgaagatgaagattCTCTAAAGCATCACAACGGAGAGGATATCGACGATGATGAAGGCGAAGACGATGACAATGACGACGAcgatgatgatgaggatgatgaagatgatgatgatgaccagAAACCTAAGAGACGTGGAcccaaaaagaagaaaatgactAAAGCCAGGGTGGAGCGCTTTAAAATGAGGCGTATGAAAGCTAATGCCCGAGAGAGAAATCGCATGCATGGTCTGAATGCTGCCCTGGACAATCTACGCAAGGTTGTCCCCTGTTACTCCAAGACGCAAAAGTTGTCCAAGATCGAGACTTTGCGCCTGGCTAAGAATTACATCTGGGCACTTTCTGAGATTCTAAGATCTGGGAAGAGTCCAGATCTTGTGTCATTTGTGCAGACTCTTTGCAAAGGCTTGTCCCAACCTACCACTAACCTAGTAGCTGGGTGCCTTCAGTTAAACCCTAGAACTTTTCTTCCAGAACAGAACCAAGACATGCCACCACATATGCAAGCTGCCAGTGCTTCCTTTCCCTTACATCCTTATCCATATCAGTCTCCTGGTCTTCCCAGTCCTCCCTATGGTACCATGGACAGCTCACATATCTTTCAAGTCAAGCCCCATTCTTATGGTGTTGCTCTGGAGCCTTTCTTTGAAAGCACAGTCACTGACTGCACCAGTCCCTCATTTGATGGTCCTCTCAGCCCTCCTCTGAGTGTTAATGGGAACTTTTCTTTCAAACATGAGCCTTCCGCGGAGTTTGATAAGAATTATGCCTTCACCATGCACTATCCTGCTACTATAGCTCAAAGCCATGGGGCTCTGTTCTCCACTGCTGGACCACGTTGTGAGATCCCTATAGACAGCATTATGTCTTATGATGGCCAAACACACCATGAAAGAGTAATGAGTGCCCAGCTTAATGCCATCTTTCATGATTAACCCTTGAGAGATCAAAATGAGTGACACTGGTGTAAAAAGTATATAGTAATATTTTGTTTACAAACTATAGCCCGCTGGGTACTATTGCTGGAAAGTGCAAAATGTTCCATCACCCTGTTAAATGACGCCTGTAAACCTTAGGATTGGATATTCCTGTTGACCTGCTGTattattatgtatatattatatacccAAAGCTCCTAAGAGTTACCTTCTAAAACTGAGCTACACATAACTATATCCATATTGTGTTCTTTTATCTGGATCCAGATAAAACCtgaataaaaaacataaaaaataataatcataaAGCAATAATTAGGATCTATGCAATTTTTAAACGGATAGTGGTCCACTGAAAGAAATATATAGAATTCTATTTTTCAACCAACCTTTTACTACTAGCTGTTGTAAACCCATTGCTGAATTATTTTGTGGTGATTTTTGTACAGAATTTTTAATGACTTTTTATAATGTGATTTTCCTATTTTAAACCATGCAGCTCCATCGGTTTTTTTATAAGACAAGGAAGTAGAATTATATctaatttatagaaaaaaaaaacataaaagagtaataaaaaaataactaatttaAACCAGCAGCAAAGTGCTTAGAAAGTTGTGTTGCCTTAGAAGTTTTATCACTCAGATCCGTTATGAAAGCTACACAAAGTTTTTGCTACCAAGAAGGAATCACATGCAGTCGGTCCTTTAACACAATGCACATGTAAGAGTTAAATGTGGAGATCACGTTTGCAGGGCGCCATGCTCTGAATAGTACTGACAGTACCTAACCGTTCTCTTTAACTCTTTAATCTCCAGTGTTAGATGGAACACAGGGTGAAGAGTAGTCCTGAGACCTTGGTAGTCATAAAGTTACCATTTATTGCACCGCACAAGTGTAACATATAAATCTAATGTATCcagatacaggctgcttgactATCATATTCAGAAGCTTCAATCTATTAGTATTCAGTGTTCTCTAGACACGTAGTTAATGCAGATCTATGGAGTCCCAAGGAATACAGTTTCTATGGATGTAACTTATTGCAGTTGTTTGAAATGAATACAATCCCATTTCTAAAATCTGTAATTAGACTATTAGCTGCCGCATGATGTTTATAATGATACAGTTCCGATCATTGCTGTCTAAAGTGTATTTACTGCTGGTTCAATTTGGAATTAATTTGT
This window encodes:
- the NEUROD1 gene encoding neurogenic differentiation factor 1 — encoded protein: MTKSYRDNGLIMTETQGSRGWVDECLSSQDEHDLEKKEEDLEGMLKDEDEDSLKHHNGEDIDDDEGEDDDNDDDDDDEDDEDDDDDQKPKRRGPKKKKMTKARVERFKMRRMKANARERNRMHGLNAALDNLRKVVPCYSKTQKLSKIETLRLAKNYIWALSEILRSGKSPDLVSFVQTLCKGLSQPTTNLVAGCLQLNPRTFLPEQNQDMPPHMQAASASFPLHPYPYQSPGLPSPPYGTMDSSHIFQVKPHSYGVALEPFFESTVTDCTSPSFDGPLSPPLSVNGNFSFKHEPSAEFDKNYAFTMHYPATIAQSHGALFSTAGPRCEIPIDSIMSYDGQTHHERVMSAQLNAIFHD